ATCATGTCCCCACTCGTGCTGTTCTTCGGCGACATGTTCCCCGGCTACCCCACCCTCACCGGCCAGTACGTCATCAAAGACATCGTCCTGATCGGCGCCGGCCTCGTCATCGCCGCCAAGACACTCGGCGCCCGGTTCACCACCACCCGGTGAACCCGACGATCCCCGGTGCAGACGTCCTCCCCTCGGCACACCCGCCGAGGGGAGGACGTCCGCGTGCGTCGATAGCGGTTCGATAGGACGCGGTGACAGCATCGGGTGACCGGCGACACCGGAGGGACGGACGGATGGCTACGCGCAGGGTGATCGTCCAGGAGCTCGTCACCGTCGACGGGTTCGTGGCCGGCGACGACGGTGGGCTGGACTTCTTCGAGGGGGCATCGGACTACGCAGAGGTCGACGCCGACAACATCGCGATCCTCCGCGAGGTCGACACCATCCTGCTGGGCCGGACGACGTACGAGATGTTCGTCGAGTACTGGCCGTCCGCCGACGGCGAGGTGGTCGCGAGCGCGGTCAACTCCATCCCGAAGATCGTCTTCTCCGCCACGCTCGACAAGGCGCCGTGGGGCGCCTGGGAGCCGGCCCAGGTGCTCGAGGGCGACGCCGTCGACCACGTGCGCCGTCTCCGCGAGGAGCCCGGCGGCACCCTCATGGTGTGGGGCAGCATCACGCTCGCCAGGGCGCTGCTCGCCGCCGGTCTCGTCGACGAGCTCCAGCTCCGGGTGGTCCCGATCACCCTCGGCGGGGGCATGAGCCTGCTCGGCGCCGATGTCGGCCGTCACGACCTGACGCTCGTCGAGGCGAAGCCGTACCGCTCGGGCATCGCCTCGCTGCGTTACGGCTTCGCCGGCGCCGCCGGTTAGCCCCTGGCGGCGCGGTCGAGGCGGTACTCGACCTCGCCGTGCTCGGTGCCGGGGAGCGGGTCGGGCCACTCGACGTGCACGGTGCGCACGTACGACAGGCCGACCTTCTCCATCACCCGCCGCGAGCCGGTGTTGACGGACATCGTCGTGGCGACGACGGACCGCACCGCCGGATCGCCGAACGCCCACCGCACCACTGCCCGCGCGCCCTCGGTGGCGTACCCGTGCCCCCACGCGCCGCGCCGCAGGCGGTAGCCGAGAGAGACCACGGAGACGTCGTCGACGGAGTCCGGCCAGAACTCCATGGCGTCGTCCGTGGGCGTCACCGGATGCACGCCGAACCACCCGACGAACTCGCCCTCGCTCCTCGTCTCCCCGACCAGGAACCCGAGGTGGTCGTACGTCGCCTGGTACGCGAGGAACCGTGGCAGCACCGTCTCCTCGATCTCCGCGCGCGTCTTCGCCCCGCCGTCGATGTACCGCATGACGTCGGCGTCGCCGTCGAGGAGCAGCAGGTTGTCGACGTCGGACGGCGTGAACGGGCGCAGCGCGAGCCGTTCGGTGAGCAGCACGGG
This Streptosporangiales bacterium DNA region includes the following protein-coding sequences:
- a CDS encoding DoxX family protein, producing IMSPLVLFFGDMFPGYPTLTGQYVIKDIVLIGAGLVIAAKTLGARFTTTR
- a CDS encoding reductase, which produces MATRRVIVQELVTVDGFVAGDDGGLDFFEGASDYAEVDADNIAILREVDTILLGRTTYEMFVEYWPSADGEVVASAVNSIPKIVFSATLDKAPWGAWEPAQVLEGDAVDHVRRLREEPGGTLMVWGSITLARALLAAGLVDELQLRVVPITLGGGMSLLGADVGRHDLTLVEAKPYRSGIASLRYGFAGAAG
- a CDS encoding GNAT family N-acetyltransferase, with translation MDPVLLTERLALRPFTPSDVDNLLLLDGDADVMRYIDGGAKTRAEIEETVLPRFLAYQATYDHLGFLVGETRSEGEFVGWFGVHPVTPTDDAMEFWPDSVDDVSVVSLGYRLRRGAWGHGYATEGARAVVRWAFGDPAVRSVVATTMSVNTGSRRVMEKVGLSYVRTVHVEWPDPLPGTEHGEVEYRLDRAARG